The genome window CGTGTGGATGCGCGAGTCGGGTTTTGTGGTGGACAAGGTGGTGTTGACGACGGATGTGGCCTTTGATCCGTCGACGATCAACGGGGGTCTGGGACCCGCTGAAAGTAGTCAGGGCAGCCCGACCAATGCGGACCTTGCTGTCACGAAAGGCGTGGATAACGCCAACCCGTCCGAGGGCGGGACGATCATCTATACCGTGACGGCAACGAACAACGGTCCGCTGGATGCCACGGGTGTGGTGTTAAGCGACNNNNNNNNNNNNNNNNNNNNNNNNNNNNNNNNNNNNNNNNNNNNNNNNNNNNNNNNNNNNNNNNNNNNNNNNNNNNNNNNNNNNNNNNNNNNNNNNNNGGATAACGCCAACCCGTCCGAGGGCGGGACGATCATCTATACCGTGACGGCAACGAACAACGGTCCGCTGGATGCCACGGGTGTGGTGTTAAGCGACGTGTTGCCCGCCGGGTTGACCTACGTCAGTGATGACAGTGGCGGTGCCTACGACAGCGGCACGGGTGCGTGGAGCGTAGGCAGTTTGCCCAACGGCAACCTGGCCACGCTGAACATCACAGCGACGGTGAATACTGGCACCGCTGGCAGCACGCTGACCAACACGGCGAGTGTAAGCGCGTTGAACGAACCGGATCCGGTCGCGGGCAATGACAGTGCCAGTGTGAGCCTGACAGTAGTGTCAGGCACTAATCTGCCACCGGCACTGGATCCGATCCCGAACCAGGTTGTGACGGAAGGACAGTTGCTGACGTTCAACATCTCGGCGAGTGACCCGGACGCAACGATTCCCTTACTGTCCGCAACTAACCTGCCGGCGACGGCTACTTTCCAGGACAATCTGGACGAAACGGGTACGTTCACCTGGACGCCGGCAGCAGGTGATGCCGCAGGCAGTCCTTATTCGGTAACGTTTACAGCAACCGATGCCGTGGAGCCGCTATTGACGGATACCAGGACCATCAGCATTACCGTGCAGGCAGCATCCGGCGGTAGCGGTGCTTTCCAGCAGGACAGTGGTGCCGGTGGTGTCGTGTCGATGGAGGCGGAGAATAATGCCGCGAACCTGGTGGCACCGGACGGCCACGCGTGGGTGTCGGCGGGTGGGAGTTTCCCGGGTTTTGCGGGCACAGATGCGTTGCAGGCGTTGCCGGAGGACGGAGTTCGCAACGGAACGGGTTATTCGACGCTGAGTCCGCAGCTGGATTTTCAGGTGAATTTCGTGGCGACTGGTACGCACTACCTGTGGGTCAGGGGGCTGGCGCCATCGACAGGGTCGGACTCGTTTCACGCAGGGCTGGATGGTCTGGAGACCGGCTCGGCGAAGAACCTGCGCGGTTCGGGGCTGGGGAGTTACATCTGGGTCAACACCAAGGCAAACGGAGCACGGACGACGCTGGATATTGCGACAGTGGGCGAGCACACGGTCAACGTGTGGATGGCTGAATCAGGTTTTGTAGTGGACAAGATAGTGTTGACGACGGATGCAGCCTTTGACCCATCGACGATCAATGGAGGTCTGGGTCCCGATGAGAGCGGGCAGAGCGGTCAGGTTACGGTGGATACGCCGGTCATCAATCCGAATGGCGGGTCGTTCTCGGGTTCCATGCTGATCACGCTATCGACGAGTACGTCGGGTGCAACAATATATTACACGCTGGATGGTAGTGATCCGACTACGAGTTCATCAGAATACCTGGGCCCGTTTTCGCTGTCGACCAGTGCGACGTTGAAGGTACGTGCTTTCCTCAGCGGATCCAACCCCAGTGCCGTGGCAAGTGCTGTATTTATGAATGAACCGATGCCGACCGGTCTGAGGCGCTACTGGCCACTGGATGAGACCGGCAGTACGAGCTTTGCAGATATCACGGGGGGTGCGGCAGCAAGCTGCACGGCATGCCCCGCGCCGGCGACGGGCCAGGTTGCCGGTGCACAACAATTTGACGGGATAGCCAACGAGATCAACGTTGCCGATGATGGATCGTTCGACTGGGCCACTACGGATCGCTTTTCAGTAGAGGCATGGGTC of Thiogranum longum contains these proteins:
- a CDS encoding LamG-like jellyroll fold domain-containing protein, whose translation is DNANPSEGGTIIYTVTATNNGPLDATGVVLSDVLPAGLTYVSDDSGGAYDSGTGAWSVGSLPNGNLATLNITATVNTGTAGSTLTNTASVSALNEPDPVAGNDSASVSLTVVSGTNLPPALDPIPNQVVTEGQLLTFNISASDPDATIPLLSATNLPATATFQDNLDETGTFTWTPAAGDAAGSPYSVTFTATDAVEPLLTDTRTISITVQAASGGSGAFQQDSGAGGVVSMEAENNAANLVAPDGHAWVSAGGSFPGFAGTDALQALPEDGVRNGTGYSTLSPQLDFQVNFVATGTHYLWVRGLAPSTGSDSFHAGLDGLETGSAKNLRGSGLGSYIWVNTKANGARTTLDIATVGEHTVNVWMAESGFVVDKIVLTTDAAFDPSTINGGLGPDESGQSGQVTVDTPVINPNGGSFSGSMLITLSTSTSGATIYYTLDGSDPTTSSSEYLGPFSLSTSATLKVRAFLSGSNPSAVASAVFMNEPMPTGLRRYWPLDETGSTSFADITGGAAASCTACPAPATGQVAGAQQFDGIANEINVADDGSFDWATTDRFSVEAWVNKSLACVGTEVIVGRHDASSQLHWWLGCDNGMAAFRLVDSGGAGVGVNLVGTTDITDGQWHHLAAVRDAISGEIRLYVDSTEEASAVVNYPAGFAGTTDLNIGWLNDPAFDYHFAGTIDEVALYDRVLPPAQISRHYQDGTIGLRRGYWGCGSPITIMPLGDSITRRQGYRPQLYFDLLGAGYDIDFVGSKVDTSGTHDRDHEGHSGFTTSDIAASLSGWLALNPPEVILLHIGTNEDPSFPYPSPTGVEDLLNIVDTFDSNTSVVLSRIINKVPNQPLVTQFNDNVVAMAQTRISGGDRIVVVDHENALNYVDDMDPDGIHPNAAGFTKMVPVWSGGLASFLPACIAVTPQVTSSPVTTATVGVPYTYTVAVQGFPAPTFSLLTAPAGMTVHPDTGVISWAPGAVGAENVSVQVQNLQGTITHDFTVNVN